The proteins below are encoded in one region of Serinus canaria isolate serCan28SL12 chromosome W, serCan2020, whole genome shotgun sequence:
- the LOC108961409 gene encoding LOW QUALITY PROTEIN: proteoglycan 4-like (The sequence of the model RefSeq protein was modified relative to this genomic sequence to represent the inferred CDS: deleted 1 base in 1 codon) produces MPAAVARPSSSPAASLEQDTTPTSPSDPSAPVPAVLLPPASPPPALAVPTPVPPAPPTIPAFAIPLVPATAVPNPGFAILAAPPPNPASTSPPTSVTAAPPLPAPAGPAASPQPPASAAALPAQVPLAPADPAPVVVQAPSASAADALASPASLLHVTAGTLPPYPAVQAHAAHSELPAVPAAEQTPMADPVPAGVSAQCRCLSAAPLALAPGRPSSPSRPVPAPRRLNRWLQPLPCLPPLQPSLPLAPPLSAGAAATPAQLTSSQRMHAAVQPPTSPPLAMAPPQQIPAASMPLLLPPATQGSSPADEAAPPPPVVAFPLLPPPLATAAPGQAVPSPPQPPASELLHGAAPPPTATTDGPSFPSTTAVAAPSPVSAAPPPPALPGPHATAIMTPNADLYASAATSCTSAACLPASAAASRSEQSSTASRPHLLEHPTPFSPSTLPAPSGTTLYHDSCAQPHPCTQTVQRGGGGWNMTAALINPGQTENYFAPGNVNPLMGSQKNFEKEPFPNSSKVPPVFGTDFSTQNETLNPENPLALIQKLENSQKSFDNFQLTDWHEVRRQICKEESLNPLAMPVLFSQQAGGPRTWVAIPPHEIKELRKAIRDSGICSPYFKQLLKSTLEGHTLTPNDCKNLASIILTDSQYMLWELKWKRLLTGVLATYRQSTDADLRTLVMSKLTGDPPDDQNDNQVNLPKTALDDIKKMARRAFLQIQPAGSFEKAYNLISQELSEPFTTFVDRVIQAAERQCGDDIARPIMIRDIVENNANAECKRVIKALGKEKPTVPEMIDACNKIGSPQQVATIQANELGKTLGEKIERALTAQTAQAAAQAAQAEARDQKLTEILAALHLNSRQQGNTMAVMQAAVTSGPCNFCKQPGHFRRNCPEVKRGAQALSYCSACKKGA; encoded by the exons ATGCCCGCAGCGGTCGCCCGCCCGAGCTCTTCTCCCGCCGCGAGTCTAGAACAAGATACGACCCCCACCTCCCCGTCGGACCCCTCGGCTCCGGTACCCGCGGTCTTGCTCCCCCCTGCCTCCCCGCCCCCCGCCCTCGCGGTTCCAACACCCGTCCCCCCGGCCCCTCCCACCATCCCCGCCTTTGCCATCCCGTTGGTCCCTGCTACCGCGGTCCCCAACCCCGGTTTTGCCATCCTCGCGGCCCCGCCCCCTAACCCCGCCTCTACGAGCCCGCCCACCAGCGTCACTGCGgccccacccctccctgcccccgCTGGGCCCGCCGCCTCCCCCCAGCCACCCGCGAGTGCAGCCGCTCTTCCCGCCCAAGTCCCCCTCGCCCCTGCCGACCCAGCGCCGGTGGTGGTCCAAGCCCCGTCCGCCTCCGCCGCGGACGCGCTGGCGTCCCCAGCGTCCCTTCTGCACGTTACCGCGGGAACCCTGCCCCCCTATCCCGCCGTTCAAGCGCATGCAGCACACTCCGAGCTGCCCGCGGTCCCCGCGGCAGAGCAGACGCCCATGGCTGACCCCGTCCCTGCCGGCGTTTCGGCGCAATGCCGCTGTCTCAGCGCAGCGCCGCTTGCGCTGGCACCGGGGCGCCCCAGTTCCCCAAGCCGTCCCGTACCGGCGCCGCGGCGGCTAAACcggtggctgcagcccctcccgtGCCTGCCGCCGCTCCAGCCCAGTCTCCCGTTAGCGCCGCCCCTGTCCGCCGGGGCGgcagccaccccagcccagcttaCGAGCTCCCAGCGGATGCACGCCGCGGTCCAGCCGCCGACTAGCCCACCGCTCGCCATGGCCCCCCCGCAGCAGATTCCTGCCGCCTCCATGCCgctcctcctgcctcccgcCACCCAAGGATCATCTCCTGCTGACGAGgctgccccgccgccgcccgtgGTCGCCTTCCCGCTCCTGCCGCCTCCGCTCGCCACCGCGGCCCCTGGCCAAGCCGTGCCTTCCCCACCGCAGCCTCCCGCTTCCGAGCTGCTGCATGGCGCGGCTCCGCCGCCTACTGCAACCACTGACGGCCCATCGTTCCCTTCCACGACCGCAGTCGCAGCCCCGTCTCCCGTTTCCGCCGCTCCGCCACCTCCCGCACTCCCTGGTCCGCACGCCACCGCCATCATGACTCCCAACGCTGACCTA TATGCCTCCGCTGCCACGTCCTGCACCTCCGCCgcctgcctccctgcctccGCCGCCGCATCCCGCAGC GAACAAAGCAGCACCGCATCACGACCGCATCTCCTCGAACACCCAACTCCGTTTTCGCCTTCTACTCTCCCAGCACCGAGTGGCACTACCTTGTATCACGATTCGTGCGCACAGCCACATCCATGCACACAAACCGTGCAACGAGGAGGGGGAGGGTGGAATATGACAGCTGCTTTAATAAATCCAGGacagacagaaaattattttgcccCTGGAAATGTCAACCCTCTGATGGGTTCACAAAAGAATTTCGAAAAAGAACCGTTCCCAAATAGCTCCAAAGTCCCCCCAGTGTTTGGGACAGATTTCTCAACCCAAAATGAGACACTAAACCCTGAAAATCCGCTAGCATTAAtccaaaaattagaaaactcACAAAAATCTTTTGATAATTTTCAACTAACAGACTGGCATGAAGTCAGACGCCAGATTTGCAAAGAAGAAAGTTTAAATCCTTTAGCTATGCCTGTGCTATTCAGCCAGCAAGCTGGTGGTCCTAGAACATGGGTGGCTATCCCACCTCATGAGATAAAAGAATTGCGAAAAGCAATAAGGGATAGTGGTATCTGCTCCCCATATTTTAAGCAACTGCTTAAAAGTACCCTGGAAGGACATACACTCACACCAAATGACTGTAAGAATCTCGCTAGTATAATTCTCACAGACTCACAATATATGCTATGGGAACTCAAATGGAAAAGACTGCTTACAGGGGTACTAGCCACTTATAGACAAAGTACTGATGCAGACCTTCGTACCCTTGTCATGTCTAAGCTGACTGGTGACCCTCCTGATGATCAGAATGATAATCAAGTGAATTTACCCAAAACAGCGTTAGATGACATTAAAAAGATGGCTCGCAGAGCCTTTTTGCAAATTCAGCCTGCAGGAAGTTTTGAAAAAGCCTATAATCTCATTAGCCAAGAGTTGTCCGAACCATTTACCACATTTGTGGACCGGGTAATCCAAGCAGCAGAAAGGCAATGTGGTGATGATATAGCTCGCCCAATAATGATACGGGACATTGTTGAAAATAATGCCAATGCAGAATGTAAAAGAGTTATCAAAGccctaggaaaagaaaaacccacagtgCCTGAAATGATTGATGCCTGTAATAAAATTGGAAGTCCACAGCAAGTGGCAACTATTCAGGCAAATGAACTTGGAAAAACTCTAGGAGAAAAAATTGAAAGGGCTCTTACAGCTCAAACAGCGcaagcagctgcacaggcagcacaagcaGAAGCACGGGACCAAAAACTTACTGAAATCCTAGCTGCCTTGCATCTCAACTCTCGGCAACAAGGCAACACTATGGCTGTTATGCAGGCTGCTGTAACTTCAGGACCTTGCAACTTCTGTAAACAGCCTGGCCATTTCAGGAGGAATTGCCCAGAAGTCAAAAGGGGTGCACAAGCACTGAGTTACTGTTCTGCCTGCAAGAAAGGAGCTTGA